In one Sulfitobacter sp. LCG007 genomic region, the following are encoded:
- a CDS encoding type II toxin-antitoxin system HipA family toxin produces MARIARAGRRTRQSKTAVWYERARVGTLTRGTDGAIAFSYDPDWLASEAAFPVASALPLTRLKWQGDPVVAAFDNLLPDAEGELREKIAARVGAQGKDLFSLLSVLGRDCVGALQFLPVDEAPAEQDMQYRIISEEEMVADLKNLAAAPLALGEDEDFRISIAGAQEKTAYLRIDGQWAKPRGITPTSHIFKTPMGIIPGPEQIDLSDSVENELFCMTLAREIGLPVAHVEKLTLPGQVVLSVERFDRVWHGDTLKRLPQEDICQSLGYPSAMKYQRLGGPGIAQIMELLRESDTPIEDRETFFRAQIFFFLIGASDGHAKNFSLRLGRRARFTLAPLYDILSVAPVVRAGRLQRKRYRLAMSIDGHYGIDEIVPRHFEAEGRAAGLPRGRALELLQDMADRLGRALERTLLAVGDQVPAAVSEPIASDATQRAAQMQDLLSPI; encoded by the coding sequence ATGGCACGCATCGCCCGCGCGGGTCGCCGCACACGCCAAAGTAAGACCGCCGTCTGGTACGAAAGGGCGCGGGTGGGCACGCTGACTCGCGGGACGGATGGGGCCATCGCCTTCTCCTACGATCCTGACTGGCTCGCGTCCGAGGCCGCTTTTCCGGTCGCCAGCGCCCTGCCGCTGACCAGGCTCAAATGGCAGGGCGATCCGGTCGTCGCCGCCTTCGACAACCTCCTGCCCGATGCCGAAGGCGAGCTGCGCGAGAAGATCGCTGCACGCGTCGGGGCGCAGGGCAAGGATTTGTTCTCTCTGTTGTCCGTGCTGGGGCGCGACTGTGTCGGTGCGCTGCAATTCTTGCCCGTGGACGAGGCCCCAGCCGAACAGGACATGCAGTATCGCATCATTTCGGAAGAGGAGATGGTCGCCGACCTGAAGAACCTCGCCGCCGCGCCGCTCGCCCTGGGTGAAGACGAGGATTTCCGGATTTCAATCGCCGGTGCGCAGGAGAAGACGGCCTATCTGCGGATCGACGGACAGTGGGCCAAACCGCGGGGCATCACGCCGACCAGCCATATCTTCAAGACGCCCATGGGCATCATTCCCGGCCCAGAGCAGATCGACCTGAGCGACAGCGTCGAGAACGAGTTGTTCTGCATGACCCTGGCACGCGAAATCGGCCTGCCCGTCGCGCATGTCGAAAAGCTCACCCTTCCCGGGCAGGTCGTGTTGTCGGTCGAGCGGTTCGATCGCGTCTGGCACGGCGACACCCTGAAACGCCTGCCGCAGGAAGATATCTGCCAGTCTTTGGGCTACCCTTCTGCCATGAAATACCAGAGGCTGGGCGGCCCCGGCATCGCGCAGATCATGGAGCTTCTGCGGGAATCCGACACGCCCATCGAGGATCGGGAGACGTTCTTCCGGGCGCAGATCTTCTTCTTCCTCATCGGGGCCTCGGACGGGCACGCCAAGAACTTCAGCCTGCGTCTGGGGCGCCGTGCGCGGTTCACGCTCGCGCCCCTCTATGACATCCTGAGCGTCGCCCCGGTCGTCCGCGCGGGCCGGTTGCAGCGCAAGCGCTACCGCCTCGCCATGTCGATCGACGGCCATTACGGCATCGACGAGATCGTTCCGCGCCACTTCGAGGCCGAGGGCCGCGCGGCGGGTTTACCCAGGGGCCGCGCCCTGGAGCTGTTGCAGGACATGGCGGATCGGCTGGGCCGCGCGCTGGAACGGACGCTTCTGGCGGTGGGCGATCAGGTCCCGGCGGCGGTCAGCGAGCCGATCGCAAGCGATGCGACGCAGCGGGCGGCGCAGATGCAGGACCTGCTAAGTCCGATCTAA
- a CDS encoding helix-turn-helix domain-containing protein encodes METLPAYPIRSLRQAGAVLRARRAARKISQKQLGEMTGTAQSTISDIENGVVSVSLDVYLRLLEALGTELSATDRIADPGQR; translated from the coding sequence ATGGAGACCCTGCCCGCATACCCCATCCGAAGCCTCCGCCAAGCCGGGGCCGTGCTGCGGGCGCGGCGCGCGGCGCGGAAGATCAGCCAGAAGCAGCTTGGCGAGATGACGGGCACCGCGCAATCCACCATTTCAGATATCGAGAACGGCGTCGTTTCCGTCAGCCTCGATGTCTATCTTCGCCTTCTCGAGGCCCTCGGCACGGAACTGTCCGCGACGGATCGCATAGCTGACCCGGGGCAGCGCTAG
- a CDS encoding helix-turn-helix domain-containing protein, translating to MDQIARTAKDLGQGLRAARKAKGLTQAELAARAGVWQRTVSNIETGASGAKAETIFDLLAALDLELRIVPRSKMTPRDLEDIF from the coding sequence ATGGATCAGATCGCTCGCACCGCCAAGGACCTCGGCCAGGGCCTGCGCGCCGCCCGCAAGGCCAAGGGTCTGACGCAGGCCGAGCTTGCCGCCCGCGCGGGCGTCTGGCAGCGCACGGTGTCCAACATCGAAACCGGCGCCAGCGGCGCCAAGGCGGAGACGATCTTCGACCTGCTGGCAGCGCTCGACCTCGAACTGCGGATCGTGCCGCGCAGCAAAATGACCCCGCGTGATCTCGAGGACATCTTCTGA
- a CDS encoding type II toxin-antitoxin system HipA family toxin, producing MGRKRTYAPLDVYMNGRRVGQYFRAPDGAFAFTYAPEWLAWENTLPISRALHLRSERYTGPPVTAVFENLLPDSDLIRRRVAERVGADGVDAYSLLARIGRDCVGALQFLPEGEVPGDPHALTGEPLSDAQIGTMLRDLAQTPLGIRAEQDFRISVAGAQEKTALLFHDGRWVLPTGTTPTTHILKPAIGRLPNGMDLTDSIENEHFCLRLLAGFGLPVARTEIADFAKTRALVIERFDRLRARDGRLIRLPQEDCCQALSVPPTRKYQNEGGPGIVEICDLLTGSDEPQRDRADFLKAVILFWLIGATDGHAKNFSIALMPGGRFRMTPLYDVLTVQPSLDAGALQIKDMKLAMRAGKGRHYRVADIHGRHFVETALAAGFSREQVAGVFEDIREQAERAFDMALAEMPPGFLEGLVAPVRRGFEQRLTRLVAGNDG from the coding sequence ATGGGGCGCAAGCGCACCTATGCGCCGCTCGACGTCTACATGAACGGCCGCCGCGTGGGGCAATATTTCCGCGCGCCGGACGGGGCTTTCGCCTTCACCTATGCGCCGGAATGGCTGGCCTGGGAGAACACGCTGCCCATCTCGCGCGCCCTGCACCTGCGGTCCGAGCGCTACACCGGCCCGCCAGTGACCGCGGTTTTCGAGAACCTGTTGCCCGACAGCGACCTGATCCGCCGCCGGGTGGCCGAACGGGTGGGGGCGGATGGTGTGGACGCCTACAGCCTGCTTGCGCGGATCGGGCGCGATTGCGTGGGCGCGTTGCAATTCCTGCCCGAGGGAGAGGTGCCGGGCGACCCCCACGCGCTGACCGGTGAGCCATTGAGCGACGCCCAGATCGGCACCATGCTGCGGGATCTGGCGCAGACCCCGCTTGGCATCCGGGCCGAGCAGGATTTCCGCATCTCCGTCGCCGGTGCGCAGGAGAAAACGGCGCTTTTGTTCCATGACGGCCGATGGGTGCTGCCCACCGGCACAACGCCGACGACCCACATCCTGAAGCCTGCCATCGGCCGCCTGCCCAATGGCATGGACCTGACCGACAGCATCGAGAACGAGCATTTCTGCCTGCGCTTGCTTGCAGGCTTTGGCCTGCCCGTGGCACGGACCGAGATCGCGGATTTCGCTAAGACGCGCGCGCTGGTCATCGAACGGTTCGACCGGCTGCGCGCCCGCGACGGCCGCCTGATCCGCCTGCCGCAGGAGGATTGCTGCCAGGCCCTTTCCGTGCCCCCGACCCGCAAGTACCAGAACGAGGGCGGCCCGGGCATCGTGGAGATCTGTGACCTGCTGACCGGCAGCGACGAGCCGCAGCGCGACCGGGCGGATTTCCTGAAGGCCGTGATCCTGTTCTGGCTGATCGGGGCGACGGACGGGCACGCAAAGAACTTCAGCATCGCCCTGATGCCCGGCGGGCGCTTCCGCATGACGCCCCTTTACGACGTGCTGACAGTACAGCCCTCGCTGGATGCAGGGGCATTGCAGATCAAGGACATGAAGCTCGCCATGCGCGCGGGCAAGGGGCGGCATTACCGGGTCGCGGACATCCACGGTCGGCACTTCGTGGAGACGGCGCTGGCGGCGGGGTTCTCGCGGGAACAGGTGGCGGGGGTCTTCGAGGACATTAGGGAGCAGGCGGAACGAGCTTTTGACATGGCATTGGCGGAGATGCCGCCTGGGTTTCTGGAGGGGCTGGTGGCACCTGTGAGGAGGGGGTTCGAGCAGAGGTTGACGCGGCTGGTCGCGGGGAACGACGGATGA
- a CDS encoding tyrosine-type recombinase/integrase, whose product MLASSQGAAWTYNGFSTVWHRFKIGLEEEGLIASGLTLKGLRHTVATTLREAGLDERRIADLLGQKTPSMARHYSRSANLADKNRETMATLEKENARRAKIVKPVPEKRQTRSE is encoded by the coding sequence GTGCTGGCCAGTTCGCAGGGCGCGGCATGGACCTACAACGGCTTTTCCACCGTATGGCACCGCTTCAAGATCGGGCTGGAGGAGGAAGGGCTGATCGCCTCGGGCCTCACGCTGAAGGGCCTGCGCCACACCGTGGCGACGACGCTGCGCGAGGCGGGGCTGGATGAAAGGCGCATCGCGGACCTCTTGGGGCAGAAGACGCCCTCCATGGCGCGGCATTATTCGCGGTCGGCGAACCTCGCCGACAAGAACCGCGAGACGATGGCGACACTGGAAAAAGAGAACGCGAGGCGGGCGAAGATTGTCAAACCTGTCCCCGAAAAGCGTCAAACCCGATCCGAGTAA
- a CDS encoding circularly permuted type 2 ATP-grasp protein yields the protein MKVTPECYDEMHRPDGSIRPPYVAYDGWFGQQDAGRLDTKSREAEAFFRRTGITFNVYGQAEAQERLIPFDLIPRILSHREWARLSRGIEQRVRAINAFLLDIYNRQEILRAGRIPTELIARNEAFLPQMIGFRPPGNVYTHIVGTDIVRTGEDDFFVLEDNARTPSGVSYMLENRETMLQMFPELFSKIRVQPVSDYPKNLRRSLAACAPERCEGKPTVAVLTPGIFNSAYFEHSFLADQMGAELVEGHDLRVVDGRIAMRTTCGYRTVDVLYRRIDDDFLDPMTFNPDSMLGVPGIMDVYRSGGITLANAPGAGIADDKAIYSYMPDIVEFYTGEKAILKNVETHRCSEPETLRYVLDNLKDLVVKEVHGSGGYGMLVGPTASKKEIESFRKKLEARPGNYIAQPTLSLSTVPIFVDQGLAPRHVDLRPYVLVSPDGVKITPGGLTRVALTEGSLVVNSSQGGGTKDTWVLED from the coding sequence ATGAAAGTAACGCCAGAATGCTACGACGAGATGCACAGACCCGATGGGTCTATCCGGCCACCCTACGTAGCCTATGACGGATGGTTCGGGCAGCAGGATGCTGGTCGGCTGGACACCAAGTCCCGGGAGGCCGAGGCCTTCTTCCGGCGGACGGGGATCACGTTCAACGTCTACGGGCAGGCCGAGGCTCAGGAGCGGCTGATCCCCTTCGATCTCATTCCCCGCATCCTTTCGCATCGGGAGTGGGCACGGCTGTCGCGCGGGATCGAGCAGCGCGTGCGCGCCATCAACGCCTTCCTGCTCGACATCTACAACAGGCAGGAAATCCTGCGCGCCGGGCGGATTCCGACAGAGCTGATCGCGCGCAACGAGGCCTTCCTGCCGCAGATGATCGGATTTCGCCCGCCGGGCAATGTCTACACCCATATCGTCGGCACAGACATCGTGCGCACCGGAGAGGACGACTTCTTCGTGCTCGAGGACAATGCCCGTACGCCCTCGGGCGTCTCCTACATGCTGGAGAACCGCGAGACGATGCTGCAGATGTTCCCCGAGCTCTTCTCGAAGATCCGGGTGCAGCCTGTCTCGGACTATCCCAAGAACCTGCGCCGCTCGCTGGCGGCCTGCGCACCGGAGAGATGCGAGGGCAAGCCCACGGTGGCGGTGCTGACACCGGGGATCTTCAATTCGGCATATTTCGAACATTCCTTCCTCGCCGACCAGATGGGCGCGGAACTGGTCGAGGGTCATGACCTTCGCGTCGTCGACGGGCGGATCGCCATGCGCACGACCTGCGGCTACAGGACAGTCGACGTGCTCTACCGCCGGATCGATGACGATTTCCTCGACCCCATGACATTCAATCCGGACAGCATGCTTGGCGTTCCGGGCATCATGGATGTCTACCGTTCGGGCGGGATCACGCTGGCAAATGCGCCGGGGGCCGGGATCGCCGACGACAAGGCGATATATTCCTACATGCCCGATATCGTCGAATTCTATACCGGCGAGAAGGCGATCCTGAAAAACGTCGAGACGCACCGCTGTTCCGAGCCCGAGACGCTGAGATACGTTCTCGACAACCTCAAGGACCTGGTGGTCAAGGAAGTGCACGGCTCGGGCGGCTACGGGATGCTCGTCGGACCCACCGCGTCGAAGAAGGAGATCGAGTCCTTCCGCAAGAAGCTCGAGGCGAGGCCAGGCAATTACATCGCCCAACCGACGCTCTCGCTGTCCACGGTACCGATCTTCGTCGATCAGGGGCTTGCCCCGCGACATGTCGATCTGAGGCCCTATGTTCTCGTTTCGCCCGATGGGGTGAAGATCACGCCGGGCGGGCTGACGCGCGTGGCGTTGACCGAAGGCTCGCTTGTGGTGAACTCGAGCCAGGGCGGGGGCACCAAGGATACCTGGGTGCTGGAGGACTGA
- a CDS encoding alpha-E domain-containing protein, translating into MLGKTAGGLYWMFRFLERGENLARLMEAGFRMALTRSSGSASEWESVVTTAGAKAGYDAKYDSYVDINVIDYLLRDQENPSSVFSVTKSARDNARLVRTALTREVWEAVNEGWMTMRELLREPVTQVNLPGTLAAIRQQSALVRGALYGTMLRNDIYDFARLGTHVERADNTARIIDVKYYTLLPTASSVGSSLDNVQWEMILRSVSAHRSFRWLDEQEMTAPAIADFLIFDKRLPRSLNFCMGQVAENLRYLEEEYGTRHLCHDRAEALRGRLADSTIKEIFDQGLHEFISGFIQDNNLLGMQIEKDYRFIE; encoded by the coding sequence ATGCTGGGGAAAACCGCAGGCGGCCTCTACTGGATGTTCCGTTTCCTCGAGCGGGGCGAAAACCTCGCCCGATTGATGGAGGCGGGCTTCCGCATGGCCCTGACACGTTCATCCGGGTCCGCATCGGAATGGGAATCCGTCGTCACGACGGCGGGCGCGAAGGCCGGCTACGACGCGAAATACGACTCGTACGTCGACATCAATGTCATCGACTATCTGCTGCGCGACCAGGAAAACCCGTCGAGCGTCTTCTCGGTCACCAAATCGGCGCGCGACAATGCGCGGCTGGTGCGGACCGCCCTGACCCGCGAGGTCTGGGAAGCCGTGAACGAGGGCTGGATGACCATGCGCGAGCTGCTGCGCGAACCGGTCACGCAGGTCAATCTACCGGGGACCCTCGCCGCGATCCGGCAGCAGAGCGCCCTTGTAAGGGGGGCGCTCTACGGGACGATGCTGCGCAACGACATCTACGATTTCGCCCGGCTCGGAACCCATGTCGAGCGCGCCGACAACACGGCCCGCATCATCGACGTCAAGTACTACACACTCCTGCCAACGGCGAGTTCGGTGGGCTCGTCGCTCGACAACGTGCAATGGGAGATGATCCTGCGCTCGGTGTCGGCGCACCGCTCGTTCCGCTGGCTTGACGAGCAGGAAATGACCGCGCCCGCGATCGCGGACTTTCTGATCTTCGACAAGCGCCTTCCGCGGTCACTGAACTTCTGCATGGGTCAGGTTGCAGAGAACCTGCGCTATCTCGAAGAGGAATACGGCACGCGGCATCTCTGTCATGACCGGGCCGAGGCCCTCCGGGGCAGGCTGGCGGATTCGACTATCAAGGAGATCTTCGACCAGGGTCTGCACGAATTCATCAGCGGCTTCATCCAGGACAACAACCTTCTCGGCATGCAGATCGAGAAGGACTATCGGTTCATCGAATAG
- a CDS encoding transglutaminase domain-containing protein — MQLDISHVTRYSYDRPVDYALQQVRLSPPTTRQQKVITWEIGVEGGQIETTYLDHNQSRVHLVSVMPGSTGVAITARGKVETFDTAGVLGPVYGPAPLWYFLGSTPLTEAGEKIGALADGLRESPDMLGALHDLSAAILAAAPYRIGETYSETTAEAALAGGSGVCQDHSQIFVAAARFAGIPARYISGYLKLEETVDQDAGHAWAEAHVPGLGWVGFDISNGMSPDERYVRLAAGRDYREAAPISGLRMGDAEESMIVSVQIQQ; from the coding sequence ATGCAGCTCGATATCAGCCACGTCACGCGGTACAGCTACGACCGGCCGGTGGACTATGCCCTCCAGCAGGTACGGCTCAGTCCTCCGACCACACGGCAGCAGAAGGTCATCACCTGGGAGATCGGCGTTGAAGGCGGACAGATCGAGACCACCTACCTCGATCACAATCAGTCCCGTGTGCACCTCGTTTCGGTGATGCCCGGCAGCACCGGCGTGGCCATCACGGCCAGAGGAAAGGTCGAGACCTTCGATACGGCGGGCGTGCTCGGCCCTGTCTATGGTCCCGCGCCGCTCTGGTACTTTCTCGGCTCGACACCCCTGACGGAAGCCGGCGAGAAGATCGGCGCACTGGCAGACGGTCTGCGCGAAAGCCCGGACATGCTTGGCGCGCTGCATGACCTCTCGGCAGCGATCCTCGCTGCGGCCCCCTACCGTATCGGCGAAACCTATTCCGAAACGACGGCCGAGGCGGCGCTCGCCGGCGGCTCCGGCGTCTGCCAGGATCACAGTCAGATCTTCGTCGCGGCGGCGCGCTTCGCCGGCATACCGGCGCGTTACATCAGCGGCTACCTCAAGCTCGAAGAAACCGTCGATCAGGACGCCGGCCACGCCTGGGCCGAGGCGCATGTGCCGGGTCTGGGCTGGGTCGGCTTCGACATATCGAACGGGATGAGCCCCGACGAACGCTACGTGCGGCTGGCCGCGGGGCGCGACTACCGCGAGGCGGCACCGATTTCGGGCCTCCGGATGGGGGACGCCGAAGAATCGATGATTGTTTCAGTCCAGATTCAGCAGTAG
- a CDS encoding peptidase, whose product MTYCVGLRLNRGLVFMSDTRTNAGVDNFSKTRKMFSWSVPGERMITLMTSGNLATTQALVGLIEQRDRTSETRDPAILHAPSMFQVARMVGSILKEVIAGSSNTGYSNAADFQATVILGGQVKGGPPTMFLIYPEGNFIEVTEETPFFQIGEAKYGKPILVRAYEADMPFEDAVKLLLVSFDSTVKANLSVGLPFDLMVYENDAFAPRIERRIEEDDPVYKTISNGWGDALKTAFEQLPTYRI is encoded by the coding sequence ATGACCTATTGCGTTGGCCTGCGCCTGAACAGGGGGCTCGTCTTCATGTCCGATACCCGCACGAATGCGGGCGTCGACAATTTCTCCAAGACCCGGAAGATGTTCAGCTGGAGCGTGCCGGGCGAGCGCATGATCACCCTGATGACGTCGGGGAACCTTGCGACGACGCAGGCGCTGGTAGGCCTGATCGAGCAGCGCGACCGCACCAGCGAAACGCGCGACCCGGCCATCCTGCATGCGCCCTCGATGTTCCAGGTGGCCCGCATGGTGGGGTCGATCCTCAAGGAGGTGATCGCGGGGTCCTCGAACACGGGCTATTCCAACGCGGCCGACTTTCAGGCGACGGTCATTCTCGGGGGGCAGGTCAAGGGCGGTCCTCCGACCATGTTCCTGATCTACCCCGAAGGCAACTTCATCGAGGTCACGGAAGAAACCCCCTTCTTCCAGATCGGCGAGGCGAAATACGGCAAGCCGATCCTCGTGCGCGCCTATGAGGCCGACATGCCGTTCGAGGACGCCGTGAAGCTGTTGCTGGTCTCGTTTGATTCGACGGTGAAGGCCAACCTATCGGTGGGCCTGCCCTTCGATCTCATGGTCTATGAAAACGACGCTTTCGCCCCGCGCATCGAGCGCCGGATCGAAGAGGACGACCCGGTGTACAAGACGATTTCCAACGGCTGGGGCGATGCCCTCAAGACGGCGTTCGAGCAGTTGCCGACCTACCGGATCTGA
- a CDS encoding DNA gyrase inhibitor YacG — translation MNCPICRKPTRQEYRPFCSKRCADIDLAKWFNGSYAVPSQDPDEAEELNEAMEEALRETGREQ, via the coding sequence ATGAACTGCCCGATCTGCCGAAAGCCGACCCGGCAGGAATACCGGCCGTTCTGTTCGAAACGCTGCGCCGACATCGACCTGGCGAAGTGGTTCAACGGCAGCTACGCGGTCCCCTCGCAGGACCCCGACGAGGCCGAGGAACTGAACGAGGCGATGGAAGAGGCGCTTCGTGAGACGGGAAGAGAGCAGTAG